The following coding sequences are from one Salmo trutta chromosome 36, fSalTru1.1, whole genome shotgun sequence window:
- the LOC115175905 gene encoding major histocompatibility complex class I-related gene protein-like, with protein MKTRLISAMKIYFVLLNCIHVALSGTHSLRYLYTSSSGISDFPEFVDMGMVNDQIISHYDSITKRKVPKQSWMKNVFDQQYWDGTTEDLRGAEKVFKNNIQTAQKRFNQTGGMHISQDMYGCSWDDETGFTEGFHHIGYDGQDLLVFDLKRVTWIASVPQALHSKMKWEGDPSSIESEKRYLTQDCIVWLKKYLEYGKTTLQRTVPPSVSLLQKTPSSPVTCHATGFYPRGVKVVWMKDGQDHHEDVENGEILPNDDGTFQKSTHLTVMPEEWKNNKYQCVVQVTGITEDFIKVLTESEIQTNWGVNTIGSAPIIGVVVALLLLVVVVVVVVGVVMWRKKSKKGFVPASTSDTDSENSGKGAQKI; from the exons GGACCCATTCCCTGCGCTACTTGTACACATCCTCCTCAGGAATCTCAGACTTCCCTGAGTTTGTGGACATGGGGATGGTGAATGATCAGATCATTAGCCACTATGACAGCATCACGAAGAGGAAGGTCCCCAAGCAGAGCTGGATGAAGAATGTTTTTGACCAGCAGTATTGGGATGGCACCACAGAGGACCTGAGAGGCGCAGAGAAGGTTTTCAAAAACAACATTCAGACGGCACAGAAGCGTTTCAATCAAACAGGAG GCATGCACATTAGCCAGGACATGTATGGCTGTAGCTGGGATGATGAGACAGGATTCACAGAAGGGTTTCACCATATTGGATATGATGGACAAGACCTCCTGGTATTTGACCTGAAGAGAGTGACATGGATTGCCTCAGTCCCGCAGGCTCTCCACTCCAAAATGAAGTGGGAAGGGGACCCGTCTAGCATTGAGAGCGAGAAACGCTACCTCACCCAGGATTGCATTGTGTGGCTGAAAAAGTATCTGGAATACGGGAAGACTACTCTGCAGAGGACAG TCCCTCCCTCAGTGTCTCTGCTCCAGAAGACCCCCTCCTCTCCAGTGACCTGCCACGCTACAGGTTTCTACCCCAGGGGAGTCAAGGTAGTCTGGATGAAAGACGGACAAGATCACCATGAAGATGTGGAGAATGGAGAGATTCTCCCCAACGATGATGGAACCTTCCAGAAAAGCACCCACCTCACAGTGATGCCTGAGGAGTGGAAGAACAACAAGTATCAGTGTGTTGTTCAGGTCACTGGTATCACGGAGGACTTTATCAAGGTTCTGACTGAGTCTGAGATCCAGACCAACTGGG GTGTGAACACCATTGGCTCCGCCCCCATCATTGGAGTGGTTGTAGCTCTCCTCCTCCTGGtcgtcgttgttgttgttgttgttggggtcgTCATGTGGAGGAAGAAGAGCAAGAAAG GCTTTGTTCCAGCCAGCA CTTCTGACACCGACTCTGAGAACTCTGGGAAAGGTGCCCAGAAGATTTGA